The following proteins are co-located in the Conyzicola lurida genome:
- a CDS encoding ABC-F family ATP-binding cassette domain-containing protein, translated as MTATLVAKGLAGGYAHRTLFDSLDLTVAPVDVVGVVGVNGAGKSTLLRILAGETEPQAGTVSLAPADAFVGWLPQEHERLEGETIAAYVGRRTGCAEATRDMDDAALGLADPTPRADGADPADVYSAALDRWLASGAADLDERLPVTLADLGLSLDADALMTSLSGGQAARVALAALLLSRFDIVLLDEPTNDLDLDGLERLESFVTGLRGGVVLVSHDREFLARCVTRVLELDLAQGANRVFGGGYDSYLEERETARRHKREEYDEFADKKADLVGRMRVQREWSSQGVRNAMKKAPDNDKIRRKASMESSEKQGQKVRQMESRIARLEEVDEPRKEWQLEFTIGAAPRSSTVVSTLSEAEFRQGDFTLGPVSLQVNAGERIGITGPNGAGKSTLLRALLGRQAADEGTASLGASVKVGEIDQARSLLAGPTPLATAFEALVPEWPIAEVRTLLAKFGLKADHVNRPVDELSPGERTRAGLALLQARGINLLVLDEPTNHLDLAAIEQLEQAIEGYEGTLLLVTHDRRMLDNVRTDRHWRVESGVVTEQ; from the coding sequence ATGACCGCCACACTCGTCGCCAAAGGCCTGGCCGGCGGGTACGCCCACCGCACGCTGTTCGATTCCCTCGACCTCACCGTCGCGCCGGTCGACGTGGTGGGCGTCGTCGGCGTCAACGGCGCCGGAAAATCGACCCTGCTGCGCATCCTCGCCGGCGAGACCGAACCGCAGGCGGGCACCGTGAGCCTCGCCCCGGCCGACGCGTTCGTCGGCTGGCTGCCCCAGGAGCACGAGAGGCTCGAGGGCGAGACCATCGCCGCGTACGTCGGCCGTCGGACCGGCTGCGCCGAGGCGACAAGAGACATGGATGACGCGGCTCTCGGCCTCGCCGACCCGACTCCCCGCGCCGACGGCGCCGATCCCGCCGACGTCTATTCGGCGGCGCTCGACCGTTGGCTCGCCAGCGGCGCCGCCGACCTCGACGAGAGGCTGCCGGTCACGCTCGCCGACCTCGGCCTCAGCCTCGACGCCGACGCTCTGATGACCTCCCTCAGTGGCGGTCAGGCGGCCCGCGTCGCGCTCGCCGCCCTGTTGCTCAGCCGGTTCGACATCGTTCTGCTCGACGAACCCACCAACGACCTCGACCTCGACGGGCTCGAGCGGCTCGAGTCGTTCGTCACCGGCCTGCGCGGCGGCGTCGTGCTGGTGAGCCACGACCGCGAGTTCCTCGCCCGCTGCGTCACCCGCGTGCTCGAACTCGACCTCGCGCAGGGCGCGAACCGCGTCTTCGGCGGCGGCTACGACTCCTACCTCGAGGAACGCGAGACGGCCCGCCGCCACAAGCGCGAGGAGTACGACGAGTTCGCCGACAAGAAGGCCGACCTCGTCGGCCGCATGCGCGTGCAGCGCGAGTGGTCGAGCCAGGGCGTGCGCAACGCGATGAAGAAGGCGCCCGACAACGACAAGATCCGCCGCAAGGCGTCGATGGAGTCGAGCGAGAAGCAGGGCCAGAAGGTGCGCCAGATGGAGAGCCGCATCGCGCGGCTCGAGGAGGTCGACGAGCCGCGCAAAGAATGGCAGCTCGAGTTCACGATCGGTGCGGCACCGAGATCGAGCACCGTGGTCTCCACGCTGAGCGAGGCGGAGTTCCGGCAGGGCGACTTCACCCTCGGCCCGGTCTCGCTGCAGGTCAACGCGGGGGAGCGCATCGGTATCACCGGCCCGAACGGGGCCGGAAAGTCGACGCTGCTGCGCGCGCTGCTCGGGCGGCAAGCGGCCGACGAGGGCACCGCGAGTCTCGGCGCGAGCGTCAAGGTCGGCGAGATCGACCAGGCGCGCTCCCTGCTCGCCGGACCCACCCCGCTCGCGACCGCCTTCGAGGCGCTGGTGCCCGAGTGGCCGATCGCCGAGGTGCGTACCCTGCTCGCCAAGTTCGGGCTCAAGGCCGACCACGTGAACCGTCCGGTCGACGAGCTCTCGCCCGGCGAACGCACCCGGGCCGGCCTAGCGCTGCTGCAGGCCCGCGGCATCAACCTGCTCGTGCTCGACGAACCGACCAACCACCTCGACCTCGCCGCCATCGAACAGCTGGAGCAGGCGATCGAGGGCTACGAGGGCACGCTGCTGCTCGTCACCCACGACCGCCGCATGCTCGACAACGTCCGCACCGACCGCCACTGGCGGGTCGAGTCGGGTGTCGTGACCGAACAATGA
- a CDS encoding acetoacetate--CoA ligase yields MTEPLWRPHESAFTESNLARFALANGFDPHDYAALHEWSITERGDFWSALWDFAGVIGERGTVAEVLPPAPAHMFGTRYFPEARLNFTENLLRGDDDRRAVVVADESGVALTLTLGELKQRVAGAQQGLRRLGIGLGDIVAGILPNGIDNLVAYLATVSLGAAWAGCSPDFGAAGLRDRIGQVSPSVLIVADGYDYNGTTFDITGRVADVVAALPKTPTVIVAGAASWDEHFVDESAVLEYERFPFATPLLVMFTSGTTGLPKCIVHTAGGVLLQHLKEHVLHGDVRPGDVHSWYTSTAWMMYGWVVSVLAAEATVLLIDGSPSPGGDSEHLWRMAEEAGVTHFGTSPRYLASIADAGYRPRDHFALESLRSVLSAGAPVSVEQYHWVYDAIKPDMVFASISGGTDIHGCFMLGSPVHPVYAGEITCIALGHAVTAMTEANVPVIGEKADLVITEPFPSMPLTFLGDDGEARYRTAYFAVRDDLWTHGDLVEVTERGTVIVYGRSDATLNPSGVRIGTAELYRVLDQRPEIADSIAFGYVDDGNEEVAVCVVLADGVDLTDELARDLRRDLRDTASPRHVPKYLKAVSQIPYTTNGKKVETAAKAAAAGTAVPNVGSLSNPEALDEIAALFA; encoded by the coding sequence ATGACCGAACCACTCTGGCGTCCGCACGAGAGCGCCTTCACCGAGTCCAACCTGGCGCGGTTCGCCCTGGCCAACGGGTTCGATCCCCACGACTACGCGGCCCTGCACGAGTGGTCGATCACCGAGCGCGGCGACTTCTGGAGCGCGCTCTGGGACTTCGCCGGCGTGATCGGCGAGCGGGGAACCGTCGCCGAGGTGCTGCCTCCCGCCCCCGCCCATATGTTCGGTACCCGCTACTTTCCCGAGGCGCGGCTCAATTTCACCGAGAACCTGCTGCGCGGCGACGACGACCGGCGGGCCGTGGTGGTCGCCGACGAGTCCGGCGTCGCCCTCACCCTGACCCTCGGCGAACTGAAGCAGCGCGTCGCCGGCGCGCAGCAGGGCCTGCGCCGTCTCGGCATCGGCCTCGGCGACATCGTCGCCGGCATCCTGCCCAACGGCATCGACAACCTCGTCGCCTACCTCGCGACCGTCTCGCTCGGCGCGGCGTGGGCCGGCTGCTCTCCCGACTTCGGGGCGGCGGGTCTCCGCGACCGCATCGGCCAGGTCTCGCCGAGCGTGCTCATCGTGGCCGACGGCTACGACTACAACGGCACGACCTTCGACATCACCGGGCGCGTGGCCGACGTCGTCGCCGCATTGCCGAAGACCCCGACCGTGATCGTCGCGGGCGCAGCCTCATGGGACGAGCACTTCGTCGACGAGTCCGCGGTGCTCGAGTACGAGCGTTTCCCCTTCGCCACCCCGCTGCTGGTCATGTTCACCTCCGGCACGACCGGACTGCCCAAGTGCATCGTGCACACGGCGGGCGGCGTGCTCCTGCAGCACCTCAAAGAGCACGTGCTGCACGGCGACGTGCGTCCGGGCGACGTGCACTCCTGGTACACCTCCACCGCGTGGATGATGTACGGCTGGGTGGTCTCGGTCCTCGCCGCCGAGGCGACCGTGCTGCTCATCGACGGATCCCCGTCTCCGGGCGGCGACAGCGAACACCTGTGGCGGATGGCGGAAGAGGCCGGGGTCACGCACTTCGGCACGAGCCCCCGCTACCTCGCGAGCATCGCCGACGCGGGCTACCGGCCGCGCGATCACTTCGCCCTCGAGAGCCTGCGGTCCGTGCTGTCGGCGGGCGCACCGGTCAGCGTCGAGCAGTACCACTGGGTGTACGACGCCATCAAGCCCGACATGGTCTTCGCGTCGATCAGCGGCGGCACCGACATCCATGGCTGCTTTATGCTCGGTTCGCCCGTGCACCCGGTGTACGCCGGCGAGATCACCTGCATCGCGCTCGGCCACGCCGTCACGGCGATGACGGAGGCGAACGTGCCCGTGATCGGCGAGAAGGCCGACCTCGTCATCACCGAACCGTTCCCGAGCATGCCGCTGACGTTCCTCGGCGACGACGGCGAGGCGCGCTACCGCACGGCGTACTTCGCGGTGCGCGACGACCTCTGGACCCACGGCGACCTCGTCGAGGTGACCGAGCGCGGCACCGTGATCGTCTACGGCCGCAGCGACGCCACCCTCAACCCGAGCGGCGTGCGCATCGGCACCGCCGAGCTGTACCGGGTGCTCGACCAGCGGCCCGAGATCGCCGACTCGATCGCCTTCGGCTACGTCGACGACGGAAACGAGGAGGTGGCGGTCTGCGTGGTGCTCGCCGACGGCGTCGACCTCACCGACGAGCTCGCGCGCGACCTGCGGCGCGACCTGCGCGACACGGCGTCGCCGCGGCACGTGCCCAAGTACCTCAAGGCCGTCAGCCAGATCCCGTACACGACCAACGGCAAGAAGGTGGAGACGGCCGCCAAGGCCGCCGCCGCCGGTACCGCCGTGCCCAACGTCGGCTCGCTGTCCAACCCGGAGGCGCTCGACGAGATCGCGGCGCTCTTCGCATGA
- a CDS encoding thiolase family protein: MSGTRPTGAIVGVGELTPTRTTSGKTTLGMLAEASRLALEDSGLDRDRIDGLLVGPQVGETPQHVPATVAEYLGITPRMSNVVDLGGASGPGMIWRAAAAINAGMATAVLCVLGNHREPVPSRSPNRNPIREFDVPFGASGANTAYALLKTRHMHDFGTTDEQFASLAAVSRANAQSNPDAIFYGKPIDTAGILASPMIAEPLHLLEIVMPVAGGDAVIVMGAEAAEAATLRHAPVYLRGAGEMVTHRAMSQAPSYTTGPLKPSMAQALAQAGIGIDRIDLLSLYDCYTVMLAITIEDAGLCAPGQFGAWAAGRDLSHTGDVALNTHGGQLGFGQADLAGGMSHVVEAVRQLRGTADGRQMADAALALVTGNGATMSEAVALVLGRDR; the protein is encoded by the coding sequence ATGAGCGGCACCCGGCCCACCGGTGCCATCGTCGGCGTCGGCGAACTGACGCCCACGCGCACCACCTCGGGCAAGACCACACTCGGCATGCTCGCCGAAGCGAGCAGGCTCGCCCTCGAGGACTCCGGACTCGACCGCGACCGGATCGACGGACTGCTTGTCGGACCGCAGGTGGGGGAGACCCCGCAGCACGTGCCGGCGACGGTCGCCGAGTATCTGGGAATCACGCCGCGCATGAGCAACGTCGTCGACCTCGGCGGTGCCTCGGGGCCCGGCATGATCTGGCGCGCCGCCGCGGCGATCAACGCCGGCATGGCGACCGCCGTGCTGTGCGTGCTCGGCAACCACCGCGAACCCGTGCCGTCGCGGTCGCCCAACCGCAACCCGATCCGCGAGTTCGACGTGCCGTTCGGAGCGAGCGGCGCGAACACCGCCTATGCGCTGCTCAAGACGCGCCACATGCACGACTTCGGCACCACCGACGAGCAGTTCGCGTCCCTGGCGGCCGTCTCGCGGGCGAACGCGCAGTCGAACCCCGACGCCATCTTCTACGGCAAGCCCATCGACACCGCGGGCATCCTCGCGTCGCCGATGATCGCCGAGCCGCTGCACCTGCTTGAGATCGTGATGCCCGTGGCGGGCGGCGACGCCGTGATCGTGATGGGCGCTGAGGCTGCAGAGGCCGCGACGCTCAGGCACGCACCCGTGTATCTGCGCGGCGCGGGAGAGATGGTGACCCACCGGGCGATGAGCCAGGCGCCGAGCTACACGACCGGTCCGCTCAAGCCGTCGATGGCGCAGGCGCTCGCGCAGGCCGGTATCGGCATCGACCGGATCGACCTGCTCTCGCTCTACGACTGCTACACCGTGATGCTCGCCATCACGATCGAAGACGCCGGCCTGTGCGCGCCCGGCCAGTTCGGCGCGTGGGCTGCCGGCCGCGACCTGTCGCACACCGGCGACGTCGCGCTCAACACCCACGGCGGCCAGCTCGGTTTCGGCCAGGCCGACCTCGCCGGCGGGATGAGCCACGTCGTGGAGGCCGTGCGGCAGCTCCGGGGCACCGCCGACGGCCGACAGATGGCCGACGCGGCCCTTGCCCTCGTCACCGGCAACGGCGCGACGATGAGCGAGGCCGTCGCGCTGGTGCTAGGGAGGGACCGATGA
- a CDS encoding Zn-ribbon domain-containing OB-fold protein encodes MTIHPSELIVPGPTPTGESEKFWAGCRDGELLLQFCERCEHWVFYPRTVCPHCWSDRLDWRRAAGTGSVRSFTVVHKPGHPGWAVAAPYVVAVIDLAEGPTMLTALVGVEPAGVRVGLPVAVRFETVGEFVLPFFAPVPPTA; translated from the coding sequence ATGACCATCCATCCGAGCGAATTGATCGTGCCGGGTCCGACTCCGACCGGGGAGTCGGAAAAATTCTGGGCGGGATGCCGCGACGGCGAGCTGCTCCTCCAATTCTGTGAGCGCTGCGAGCACTGGGTCTTCTACCCCCGGACCGTCTGCCCGCACTGCTGGAGCGACCGGCTCGACTGGCGGCGGGCCGCCGGAACGGGCAGCGTGCGCAGCTTCACCGTGGTGCACAAGCCGGGGCATCCGGGATGGGCCGTCGCCGCGCCCTACGTCGTCGCCGTCATCGACCTCGCGGAGGGACCGACCATGCTCACCGCGCTCGTCGGCGTCGAACCCGCCGGCGTGCGGGTCGGCCTGCCGGTCGCCGTGCGCTTCGAGACGGTGGGCGAGTTCGTGTTGCCGTTCTTTGCGCCGGTACCGCCCACGGCGTAA
- a CDS encoding MFS transporter, which yields MADSATLDTPDTVPVRTPEQRREARKVAVSSLIGTSIEWYDYYLYGTAAALIFPAIFFSEDDPGVGVIKAFVTYAVGFAARPLGGFIFGHYGDRVGRKAMLMISLVLMGAATFLIGLLPGYAEIGIWAPILLCVLRLLQGFAVGGEWGSAVVMSVEHAPKNKRGLFGSFPQIGVPVGLLLSSAVFGIVNGVTTDEQFLAWGWRIPFLLSAVLVIVGIVIRLVITESPLFQELQKNDELAEQPTREVIVKHWRTLLLTIGMKLFQNAIFYLYSVFLLSYIANTMQLDNQIGLNAIIISSLIGFVSVPGWSYLTDKIGRKPVYLAGTVLGVIFYPISFVMVGTGNVVFITIAMIIGLNLLHDMIYGPQAVYFSELFGTRVRLSGASIAYQIGAMLSGGLAPLIAAALLVAQNGETWGIVIYAVGLGVISIVCTILSPETFRGTLRDRV from the coding sequence GTGGCCGATTCCGCAACACTCGACACGCCCGACACCGTTCCGGTGCGGACGCCGGAGCAGCGCCGCGAGGCCCGCAAGGTCGCGGTATCGAGCCTGATCGGCACCTCGATCGAGTGGTACGACTACTACCTCTACGGCACCGCCGCCGCGCTCATCTTCCCCGCGATCTTCTTCTCCGAAGACGACCCGGGCGTCGGCGTGATCAAGGCCTTCGTCACCTATGCCGTCGGCTTCGCCGCGCGTCCGTTGGGCGGCTTCATCTTCGGCCACTACGGCGACCGCGTCGGCCGTAAGGCGATGCTGATGATCTCGCTCGTCCTCATGGGCGCCGCGACCTTCCTGATCGGGCTCCTGCCCGGCTACGCCGAGATCGGTATCTGGGCGCCGATCCTGCTCTGCGTCCTGCGCCTCCTGCAGGGCTTCGCCGTCGGCGGCGAGTGGGGCAGCGCCGTCGTCATGTCGGTGGAGCACGCGCCGAAGAACAAGCGCGGACTGTTCGGCAGCTTCCCGCAGATCGGGGTGCCGGTCGGCCTGCTCCTGTCGTCGGCCGTCTTCGGCATCGTCAACGGGGTCACGACCGACGAGCAGTTCCTCGCCTGGGGCTGGCGCATCCCGTTCCTGCTGAGCGCCGTGCTCGTGATCGTCGGCATCGTCATCCGCCTCGTGATCACCGAGTCGCCGCTGTTCCAAGAGCTGCAGAAGAACGACGAACTCGCCGAACAGCCCACCCGCGAGGTGATCGTCAAGCACTGGCGCACGCTGCTGCTCACCATCGGCATGAAGCTGTTCCAGAACGCGATCTTCTACCTGTACAGCGTCTTCCTGCTCAGCTACATCGCCAACACGATGCAGCTGGACAATCAGATCGGCCTCAACGCCATCATCATCTCGTCGCTCATCGGCTTCGTCTCGGTGCCGGGCTGGTCGTACCTCACCGACAAGATCGGCCGCAAGCCGGTTTACCTCGCGGGCACAGTCCTCGGCGTGATCTTCTATCCGATCTCGTTCGTCATGGTCGGCACCGGCAACGTGGTCTTCATCACGATCGCCATGATCATCGGGCTCAACCTCCTGCACGACATGATCTACGGCCCGCAGGCCGTGTACTTCTCCGAGCTGTTCGGCACGCGGGTGCGCCTCTCCGGCGCCTCGATCGCGTACCAGATCGGCGCCATGCTGTCGGGCGGCCTCGCGCCGCTGATCGCAGCCGCACTGCTCGTCGCCCAGAACGGCGAGACGTGGGGCATCGTGATCTACGCCGTGGGGCTCGGCGTCATCAGCATCGTCTGCACGATCCTGTCGCCCGAGACCTTCCGGGGGACCCTCCGGGACAGGGTCTAG
- a CDS encoding M20/M25/M40 family metallo-hydrolase, which yields MESTLSRITRSSLADQTTELLQALIQNRCVNDGTPDSGHEIRTVRTLQEFFEGSGLDGVVVEPHPGRASLIIRIPGTDPAAPSLALVGHTDVVPVEASGWERDPFAGEIVDGVLWGRGAIDMLNLTAAYAVVTRAIARGAEGVAPFRPRGDLIFAAVADEESGSTFGVEWLTDNRLDLIDADYVLTESGGAPAGNQPGIGVMIGEKGVAGRTLRVKGTPGHGSAPWGSRNAGVIAAEAVRRLSRFQTPTVISPQWRRYVAGLDLDEVVSGQLVDPHQIFEALPKIGKLGNFAHASTHTTISPNVIRAGEKLNVIPGEATVDLDIRVLPGVTSDDVDGYLREALGDLMSDITFEGDIFGPSSISSTETPLFDVLGRAVRRAYPGADLLPMLAAGGTDGRFYRRRGVPAYGFGVLSERWDYGTFRQLFHGHNERVDLESIGLTVNALDYVVREFLGEGLGLRRD from the coding sequence ATGGAGTCCACACTGTCTCGTATCACACGCTCGTCGCTCGCCGACCAGACGACCGAGCTGCTCCAGGCGCTCATCCAGAACCGGTGCGTCAACGACGGAACCCCCGACTCCGGCCACGAGATCCGCACGGTGCGCACGCTGCAGGAGTTCTTCGAGGGCTCGGGGCTCGACGGCGTCGTCGTCGAACCGCATCCCGGCCGCGCCTCGCTCATCATCCGGATCCCGGGCACCGACCCCGCCGCGCCGTCGCTGGCGCTGGTCGGGCACACCGACGTCGTGCCGGTCGAGGCCTCCGGGTGGGAGCGCGACCCGTTCGCCGGCGAGATCGTCGACGGCGTGCTCTGGGGCCGCGGCGCCATCGACATGCTCAACCTGACCGCCGCCTACGCCGTCGTCACGCGCGCGATCGCCCGCGGCGCCGAGGGCGTCGCCCCGTTCCGCCCGCGCGGCGACCTGATCTTCGCCGCCGTCGCCGACGAGGAGAGCGGCAGCACCTTCGGCGTCGAGTGGCTCACCGACAACCGTCTCGACCTGATCGACGCCGACTACGTGCTCACCGAGTCGGGCGGCGCCCCCGCCGGCAACCAACCCGGCATCGGCGTGATGATCGGCGAAAAGGGTGTCGCCGGGCGCACGCTCCGGGTCAAGGGCACCCCGGGCCACGGATCCGCCCCGTGGGGGTCACGCAACGCCGGTGTCATCGCGGCCGAGGCCGTGCGCCGCCTGTCGCGCTTCCAGACCCCGACGGTCATCTCCCCGCAGTGGCGCCGCTACGTCGCGGGGCTCGACCTCGACGAGGTGGTCAGCGGCCAGCTCGTCGACCCGCACCAGATTTTCGAGGCGCTGCCGAAGATCGGCAAACTCGGCAACTTCGCGCACGCCTCGACGCACACCACCATCTCGCCGAACGTCATCCGCGCCGGCGAGAAGCTCAATGTGATCCCGGGGGAGGCGACCGTCGACCTCGACATCCGAGTGCTGCCCGGCGTCACCTCCGACGACGTCGACGGCTACCTCCGGGAGGCGCTCGGCGACCTGATGTCCGACATCACGTTCGAGGGCGACATTTTCGGTCCGTCATCGATCTCGTCGACCGAGACCCCGCTGTTCGACGTGCTCGGCCGCGCCGTGCGCCGTGCCTACCCCGGTGCCGACCTGCTTCCCATGCTGGCGGCGGGCGGCACCGACGGGCGGTTCTACCGCCGACGCGGAGTCCCCGCCTACGGCTTCGGCGTGCTCAGCGAGCGCTGGGACTACGGCACCTTCCGCCAGCTATTCCACGGCCACAACGAGCGTGTCGACCTGGAGTCGATCGGCCTCACCGTGAACGCGCTCGACTACGTGGTGCGCGAGTTCCTCGGCGAGGGCCTCGGTCTGCGTCGTGACTAA
- a CDS encoding iron chaperone translates to MERGYPAHTVDEYLAAIPDAQRAALAPIRRVILEAIPGAGEHIGYGIPIFDYRRRGLVGLSVAQEHCSLHLMSPPLARELKGLLAEGELEGATLHFTPDEPLSATTVRLIVQRRIAEIDAPLMAHG, encoded by the coding sequence ATGGAGCGTGGATATCCGGCACACACGGTCGACGAGTACCTCGCGGCCATCCCCGACGCGCAGCGGGCGGCACTCGCGCCGATCCGTCGGGTGATTCTGGAAGCGATACCGGGGGCGGGCGAGCACATCGGCTACGGCATCCCGATCTTCGACTACCGCCGTCGCGGCCTCGTCGGTCTGTCGGTGGCCCAGGAGCACTGCAGCCTGCATCTGATGAGCCCGCCGTTGGCCCGCGAACTCAAAGGGCTGCTCGCCGAGGGCGAGCTCGAGGGTGCGACCCTGCACTTCACGCCCGACGAGCCTCTGAGCGCGACGACCGTGCGGCTCATCGTGCAGCGGCGCATCGCCGAGATCGACGCGCCGCTGATGGCGCACGGTTAG
- the gcvT gene encoding glycine cleavage system aminomethyltransferase GcvT, translating to MTDPAERYSPLHQIHVDGGASFTNFAGWQMPVSYGSDLAEHHAVRTTAGIFDISHMAEILVDGVQAGEFLDYALAGKLSAIATSQAKYSLLLTTDGGIIDDLVVYRLTAASFLVVANAGNRHAAASALKERSAGFDVRVTDLSDNFSLIAVQGPNAREIAKATAGITDLGVSLDDLKYYWSTDGRFEGSPLLIGRTGYTGEDGFEFYVQTDAAAALWAALVAAGADHGLVPAGLASRDTLRLEAGMPLYGHELGLDSFPVQAGLGRVVNLKKEGDFVGRAAVEAGPPHGAHVLVGLTTEGKRAGRAGYSVVTDEGHVGQITSGALSPTLGHPIAMAYVDPSALESGTPLYIDVRGTRIAASVVDLPFYKRDK from the coding sequence TTGACCGATCCAGCAGAACGCTACTCACCGCTCCACCAGATACACGTCGACGGTGGAGCCAGCTTCACCAATTTCGCCGGCTGGCAGATGCCCGTGAGCTACGGCTCCGATCTCGCCGAGCACCACGCCGTGCGCACCACGGCCGGAATCTTCGACATCTCGCACATGGCCGAGATCCTCGTCGACGGCGTGCAGGCGGGCGAATTCCTCGACTACGCCCTCGCCGGAAAGCTCTCCGCCATCGCCACGAGCCAGGCGAAGTACAGCCTGCTGCTCACCACCGACGGCGGCATCATCGACGACCTGGTCGTCTACCGTCTCACCGCCGCATCGTTCCTCGTGGTCGCCAACGCGGGAAACCGCCACGCTGCGGCATCCGCCCTCAAAGAACGGTCCGCGGGATTCGACGTCCGCGTCACCGACCTCAGCGACAACTTCTCGCTCATCGCCGTGCAGGGCCCGAACGCCCGGGAGATCGCCAAGGCGACGGCCGGCATCACCGATCTCGGCGTCTCGCTCGACGACCTCAAGTACTACTGGAGCACCGACGGCCGCTTCGAGGGCTCGCCGCTGCTGATCGGACGCACCGGCTACACCGGCGAAGACGGCTTCGAATTCTACGTACAGACTGATGCCGCGGCAGCACTCTGGGCGGCCCTCGTCGCCGCGGGAGCCGACCACGGTCTCGTCCCCGCGGGACTCGCCAGCCGCGACACCCTTCGCCTCGAAGCGGGCATGCCGCTCTACGGACACGAGCTCGGTCTCGACAGCTTCCCGGTGCAGGCCGGTCTCGGCCGCGTCGTGAACCTGAAGAAGGAGGGCGACTTCGTCGGTCGCGCGGCCGTCGAAGCCGGACCCCCGCACGGCGCCCACGTGCTCGTCGGCCTCACCACGGAGGGCAAGCGCGCCGGCCGCGCGGGCTACTCCGTCGTCACCGACGAGGGTCACGTCGGCCAGATCACCTCCGGCGCCCTGTCGCCCACCCTCGGACACCCCATCGCCATGGCCTACGTCGACCCCTCGGCGCTCGAGTCAGGAACCCCGCTCTACATCGACGTGCGTGGAACGCGCATCGCGGCATCCGTCGTCGACCTCCCCTTCTACAAGAGAGACAAATAA
- the gcvH gene encoding glycine cleavage system protein GcvH, whose amino-acid sequence MTDQTSLQYTAEHEWILVDGDTATVGITAYAADKLGDVVYVDLPAAGSVVASGKVVGEIESTKSVGELFAPVDGTIVESNADVDADPSLVNSDPFGAGWLIKVKFTALPTLLSFDEYSALIAE is encoded by the coding sequence ATGACCGACCAGACTTCGCTCCAGTACACCGCCGAGCACGAGTGGATCCTCGTCGACGGCGACACCGCCACCGTGGGCATCACCGCGTATGCCGCCGACAAGCTCGGCGACGTCGTCTACGTCGACCTCCCCGCCGCGGGGTCCGTCGTCGCGTCGGGCAAGGTCGTCGGCGAGATCGAGTCCACCAAGTCGGTCGGCGAGCTCTTCGCTCCCGTCGACGGCACGATCGTCGAGTCCAACGCCGACGTCGACGCCGACCCGAGCCTCGTCAACAGCGACCCCTTCGGCGCCGGCTGGCTCATCAAGGTGAAATTCACCGCACTCCCGACGCTGCTCAGCTTCGACGAGTACTCCGCCCTCATCGCCGAGTAG